In Aegilops tauschii subsp. strangulata cultivar AL8/78 chromosome 3, Aet v6.0, whole genome shotgun sequence, one genomic interval encodes:
- the LOC141042736 gene encoding uncharacterized protein — translation MPVEIVRHCLGNKFENFYYLPAVGTRGGILIAWDETVVMLSNPHRTTNTLSALVKPKSGGHWWMTGVYGPQADDAKIEFMQELVDVRDLHAGPWAIVGDFNLLVNPRDKNNEAVNRRMLAHFRAKTNRLEVKELYLNGRKYTWSNERQRPTMEKIDHVFTTNCWDDLHPAALLRALGSAVSDHCPLLVDLNADVAYGKRFRFEAFWPKAEGFFEMVESSWTSVDSAGNAFIALDNKLRATAKALQRWSGKWIGNIRLQIAIALEVISRLDMAMDSRLLTENEHGLRKMLKKKLLGLCSLQRSIARQRSRILQLKEGEANTAFFHRQANHRQRKNLMLSIQEDG, via the coding sequence ATGCCTGTGGAAATCGTTAGGCATTGCCTTGGCAATAAATTTGAGAACTTTTATTACCTGCCGGCGGTGGGAACTCGTGGAGGGATCTTAATCGCATGGGATGAGACGGTTGTGATGCTATCGAACCCGCACCGCACAACGAACACGCTCTCGGCTCTGGTCAAGCCAAAAAGTGGGGGCCATTGGTGGATGACTGGAGTGTATGGCCCGCAGGCGGATGATGCTAAGATCGAATTCATGCAGGAACTGGTGGACGTTCGCGACTTGCACGCAGGCCCGTGGGCTATTGTGGGAGATTTCAACTTGCTGGTTAATCCTCGGGATAAGAACAATGAAGCAGTGAACCGTAGGATGCTGGCTCATTTCAGGGCGAAAACCAACAGACTTGAGGTTAAGGAGTTGTACCTCAATGGCCGCAAGTACACTTGGTCAAACGAACGACAGCGGCCTACGATGGAGAAAATCGACCATGTCTTCACGACAAACTGTTGGGATGATCTACACCCTGCGGCCTTGCTTAGAGCACTGGGATCGGCGGTATCAGACCACTGCCCCTTGCTGGTGGATCTCAATGCGGATGTGGCGTACGGCAAGCGCTTCAGGTTTGAAGCGTTCTGGCCAAAAGCCGAGGGCTTCTTCGAAATGGTGGAGTCATCATGGACTTCGGTTGACTCGGCTGGCAATGCGTTCATAGCGCTCGATAACAAGCTCAGGGCCACGGCAAAGGCGTTGCAAAGATGGAGTGGCAAGTGGATAGGTAACATCAGGCTCCAAATTGCAATTGCGCTGGAGGTCATCAGTCGTCTGGACATGGCAATGGACTCAAGGTTACTCACGGAGAATGAGCACGGACTGCGTAAGATGCTGAAGAAGAAGCTCCTTGGATTATGTTCGCTACAACGCTCTATTGCACGCCAGCGGTCAAGAATACTACAACTCAAGGAAGGGGAGGCGAACACCGCATTTTTTCACCGCCAAGCAAATCACAGGCAGCGGAAGAACCTAATGCTATCCATTCAAGAGGATGGGTAG
- the LOC141042737 gene encoding uncharacterized protein, translating into MGHEDIARAVDAYYSNLIGSASERNQALNMEALGFLPRDMTRLEEPFIVQEVEKVIKCMPMDKAPGPDGFTGRFYATCWHIIREDFMRALEEFHGGNMQGLHAINKATVSLLPKKIRAIDIKDYSPVSLNHSAVKIFDKILATRLADDLPQLVGNHQNAFVRGRSLHDNFMLVQGTACRLHALKDPTLLLKLDISKAFDSVQWPFLLEVLAHMGFRPRWMAWICGLLATSSTKIAVNGIPGERIFNCQGLCQGSPLSPMLFILCMEPLHRLLELATTAGLLSPLARTGLRHRVSMYADDVMVFLKPMERDLRISGVATIDKEANHSTISGYGGSDDREAAIMEEAFYGMGKKTVEVASAQLLGKLYADPSGQRVDRTRPWAEFKFLVPDEARGLFQAAAKVTVGNGNTALFWEDRWLNGYRIQELAPLIYDMVSKQTRDARTVAEAIQGATWARDVGPNMNDRALLQFLEVWPHVHSVAIDPQQPDQLKWSWEKDGKFSARSSYAANFAALQCSPTATYTWASRTPLRCRFFAWLALRGRVWTSDRLARRGLPHQDTCPFCDQNDETINHLMTQCVFVKEVWTKVGQAVGMTGMTPSSDEDLVTWCTRPIFEGRHAKTMRAIHLLVMWELWKHRNAIVFEGMRPGVQHTLRRIASECGTWRQAGVLHKDIRFNFIGVDEWSEGE; encoded by the exons ATGGGGCATGAAGATATCGCACGGGCGGTGGACGCATACTACTCAAACCTCATTGGATCAGCTAGCGAGAGAAATCAAGCACTCAACATGGAGGCCTTGGGGTTTCTGCCCAGAGATATGACGAGACTTGAGGAGCCTTTCATAGTGCAAGAGGTGGAGAAGGTGATCAAGTGTATGCCGATGGATAAGGCGCCCGGGCCTGACGGATTCACGGGACGTTTCTACGCAACCTGCTGGCATATCATAAGGGAGGATTTCATGAGGGCTCTGGAGGAGTTTCATGGTGGAAATATGCAAGGGCTGCACGCAATTAACAAGGCCACAGTCTCGCTCCTCCCGAAGAAGATAAGGGCCATCGACATCAAGGATTACAGTCCAGTTAGCCTCAATCATAGTGCGGTCAAGATCTTTGACAAAATCCTTGCCACACGACTTGCCGACGACTTGCCTCAGCTCGTGGGCAATCACCAGAACGCATTTGTGCGTGGAAGATCTTTGCATGATAATTTCATGCTCGTACAAGGCACGGCATGCAGATTACATGCATTGAAGGATCCCACTCTATTGTTGAAGCTAGACATATCAAAAGCCTTCGACTCAGTGCAATGGCCCTTCCTGCTAGAAGTGTTGGCTCACATGGGATTCAGACCAAGGTGGATGGCGTGGATCTGTGGACTGCTCGCAACATCATCTACTAAGATTGCTGTGAACGGGATACCCGGGGAAAGGATCTTCAACTGCCAAGGACTGTGCCAGGGGAGCCCGCTGTCACCCATGCTGTTCATATTATGCATGGAACCCCTACACCGTCTCCTTGAACTTGCAACCACCGCGGGTTTACTTTCTCCCTTGGCCAGGACAGGGTTGCGACATAGAGTGTCGATGTACGCGGATGATGTCATGGTTTTCCTCAAGCCAATGGAAAGGGACCTCCGG ATATCTGGGGTTGCCACTATCGATAAGGAAGCAAACCACAGCACAATTTCAGGATATGGTGGATCAGATGACCGCGAGGCTGCCATCATGGAAG AAGCTTTTTATGGTATGGGAAAGAAGACGGTGGAGGTGGCAAGTGCGCAGTTGCTTGGGAAACTTTATGCCGACCCAAGTGGGCAG CGTGTTGACAGGACTAGACCATGGGCAGAATTCAAATTTTTAGTGCCGGACGAGGCAAGGGGCTTGTTCCAAGCGGCAGCCAAGGTGACTGTGGGCAATGGAAACACAGCACTCTTCTGGGAGGATAGATGGCTCAACGGATACAGGATACAGGAGCTGGCACCGCTCATATATGACATGGTGTCAAAACAGACGAGGGACGCGAGAACGGTGGCAGAAGCTATACAGGGCGCAACTTGGGCGCGAGATGTTGGCCCGAACATGAATGACAGGGCACTACTCCAGTTCCTTGAGGTGTGGCCGCACGTCCATAGCGTGGCTATAGACCCACAGCAGCCGGATCAGCTCAAGTGGTCATGGGAGAAGGATGGTAAATTCTCGGCAAGATCATCTTACGCGGCCAATTTTGCGGCCCTCCAATGCTCACCGACAGCAACATACACATGGGCGTCGAGGACGCCCTTGCGCTGCCGCTTCTTCGCATGGTTGGCTCTAAGGGGTAGAGTGTGGACCTCTGATAGACTGGCAAGGCGCGGACTACCACATCAAGACACATGCCCCTTCTGCGATCAGAATGACGAAACAATCAATCATCTCATGACACAATGTGTATTTGTGAAGGAGGTTTGGACCAAGGTGGGTCAGGCAGTTGGCATGACAGGCATGACGCCATCAAGCGATGAGGATCTAGTGACATGGTGCACAAGGCCCATCTTCGAGGGGAGGCACGCCAAGACCATGCGGGCGATTCACCTGCTCGTCATGTGGGAGTTGTGGAAACACCGAAACGCTATTGTGTTCGAGGGCATGAGGCCGGGCGTGCAGCACACCTTACGACGGATCGCCTCAGAGTGTGGGACATGGAGACAAGCGGGTGTTCTACACAAAGACATTCGTTTCAACTTTATAGGAGTAGATGAGTGGAGCGAGGGCGAGTAA
- the LOC109773655 gene encoding glyoxylase I 4 has translation MVNTASAGVNKAAVAAAQGGHRALPLASLNHISVVCRSLESSLSFYRDVLGFIQIRRPGSFDFDGAWLFNFGIGVHLLQAEDPESLPPKKAEINPKDNHISFTTCESMEAVQRRLKELGIRYVQRRVEEGGIHVDQIFFHDPDGFMIEVCTCDNLPVIPLVTHLDAAAACAPPAVVAPSCKRVSNQHQQQLSTIVTAAVPEVPPTAATAQQQSVGGGCVGEVVDPAASMSASAMMTCSEHACMQV, from the exons ATGGTGAACACGGCGTCGGCCGGCGTGaacaaggcggcggtggcggcggcgcaggGGGGTCACCGGGCGCTGCCGCTGGCGTCGCTGAACCACATCTCTGTGGTGTGCCGGTCGCTGGAGAGCTCGCTCAGCTTCTACCGCGACGTCCTCGGCTTCATCCAGATCCGCCGCCCGGGCTCCTTCGACTTCGACGGCGCATG GCTGTTCAACTTCGGGATCGGCGTGCACCTGCTGCAGGCGGAGGACCCGGAGAGCCTGCCGCCCAAGAAGGCGGAGATCAACCCCAAGGATAATCACATCTCCTTCACCACG TGCGAGAGCATGGAGGCGGTGCAGCGGCGGCTCAAGGAGCTGGGCATCCGGTACGTGCAGCGGCGGGTGGAGGAGGGCGGCATCCACGTCGACCAGATCTTCTTCCACGACCCCGACGGCTTCATGATCGAGGTCTGCACCTGCGACAACCTCCCCGTCATCCCGCTCGTCACGcacctcgacgccgccgccgcctgcgcgcCACCTGCGGTCGTCGCGCCCAGCTGCAAGAGGGTCTCCAACCAGCACCAGCAGCAGCTCAGCACCATCGTCACCGCGGCCGTGCCCGAAGTCCCGCCAACGGCGGCCACGGCGCAACAGCAGTCCGTCGGCGGCGGCTGCGTCGGCGAGGTCGTCGACCCGGCGGCCAGCATGTCCGCCAGCGCCATGATGACATGCTCGGAGCACGCCTGCATGCAGGTGTAA